The stretch of DNA ATATTTTGCTGCTCCTGTCCGCGATGCTGCTGCTTGCTGGTTGTGGTTATGATAAAGAAATCAGCAAGGAAGAGATCGCAAAGCAAGCGGGCGTGGAAGTAGATGAACTCAAGGAAACAGTTCCAGTCACCGGTACAGTGACCGTGGACGGGACTCCCACCGGGAATGTCTACATGTATGCATATACCGAAGCCAGCGGAGTCAAACCGGTTGCCCAAACCAAAACCAAAGCCGATGGAACCTACTGCTGGACCAAATACCTACCGTGTGACGGAATGTTACCGGGGGAATACCGCCTTGCGTTCAAGCACATCGTTGAAGAGGGCAAGGGCAAAGAAGAAGGCCCGGACCTGTTTGAAGGTAAATACCGCAATCCAAACAAAAATGATTTCAAGTTGAGTGTCCAAAGCGGATCCCCGCAAGTCGACGTCAACTACGAGCTTTAATCAAGCAAAGCAAGCGTGCCCCTTTGCGGGGGGAATTGGCCGCCAATACCCAGGCGGCCGACACGTGACTTTGCGCTCGCAAATGAAATTATCGATCGAGTGATACAATTGGGTGACTTGTAAGCCATGACCATAGTGATCAGCTTGGTCATGGCTGCTGGTCTGTATTCTGAGGCTTGTCCGTGTCAGACACCTCTGCTGTAACATCACGGCCAGATGCGGTGCCAACCGATTCTGCGCGACGCTGGATGATCAACTGGCGAGTGGATTCTTTGCTGATTCTGCTCACGCCGCTGATAGCAGTCCCTGCAGTGATGCTGCTCTCATCATCCGTCGTTGGTGTCGACGCTGCGACCATTTCTTTGATCGTAACAGCCTTCTTCGCCACTGGCCATCATCTACCTGGGATGATCCGGGCCTACGGGGATCGGGACCTGTTCCAGCGATTTAAGCTGCGGTTCATTCTGGCCCCCCCCTTGGTGTTCTTAGCGTACTTTCCGCTCTACAACTACCACTTCGATCTATACCGACTGATCATCCTCGTCTGGGCGACTTGGCACGGTTTCATGCAGCTGTACGGCTTCGTGCGAATTTACGATGCCAAGGTGGGATCGACGGCCAAGGCAACGGCGAACTGGGACTGGTTGGTTTGCCTGTGCGGTTTCGCAACCGCCCGTCTCATGCGGCCAGAACAGGTTTCGAGCACGTTGGGCCACTGGTACTCGGCAGGCGGCCCCTTGATCCCCCCGACATTGCTGACCACAGTCCGCTGGGGAGCGATAGCAATTTGTATCGCGGTGCTTATCGGCTTTACTGTCAATTACATTGTGCAATGGCGACGCGGACCTAAGCCGAACCCTCTCAAGGTCGTGATGCTGATCAGCGGCATTGGCACGTGGTGGATCGCCATGTGCTTTGTGGATGAGTTGATCTTAGGCATCGCCCTGTTCGACATCTGCCATGATGTGCAGTATTTAGCGATTGTTTGGCTGTACAACTGCCGCAGCGTCAACGCAAACCCCAAACTAAACCGCTTCATGCGCTACGTATTTCGCCGCGGGATGGTCTTGCTGTATTTGGGGCTGATAACTGCTTACGGGACCATTGGTTACATTGCGCCGCTGGTGAAGGATGGCACGATCAGCAGTATCGTTTACAGCGTACTTTTTACATCAACGATCCTGCACTACTACTACGATGGCTTTATCTGGAAAGTCCGCGAAAAAACCAACCAAGCCAATCTGGGCTTGGCCGAAGGTGCGGTTGCGCCACGGAGTCAATGGTTATCAGGGATCAGGTCTTCCCACGCTCTCAAATGGGCGCCGGCGATTGTTGTCCTGGGGTTGCTATTCCTATCCGACCTGATTGATCCACCGTTGACGACTGCCCAAAAAGATAAGATGGACAAGAGCTACGCCCAGACCGTTGTTGGCAAACCGATCCGCCTTGAAAAACCAGAAGAGATTAGTTGGTTAAACGCGGAATTCCAATCAGCGCAGGACATTGCAGAAACCGTCCCGGACGACCGACGAGCACAATTGCGGGCTGCCATCTTATTGGCGAACTTCGGACGCAATGATGAGGCGGCAAACCGCTTGGAAGAGCTGCTAAAACAGCACCCCGAGTATTTCGATGCGCACACAACCTTGGCAGAAATCCATCTTTACCAGGGCAATCTCGAACAAGCAACCGACAGTTTTCAAACGGCACTTTCCCACGCCAAAACCGGCAAGGAACGCTCTGCCATCAATCTGAGACTCGGCGAAATCGATCTGCACAAGAAGGATTTTGCTGCGGCTAAAATCAAATTCCAAAAAGCTGTCGAAGACAACCCCCGCCTTTCAGCCTCCGTCGAAGCGCTAGAAAAGGCCAGCTCCCCCTCACCCAGCCCCTACCCAACCGGCGGTTAGCTCAGGCTTGGTGGGTGTGCTGAGGCTGCCTGCGACCTGAGTTGCCTTCATCGCAAGACGGCAGAGCTACGTGCTAAAGCTCAGGATGACCAAATTGTTGATCCAGTGCGGGAGCAATGCGGCCCAGATTGATTTTGTGTAGTGCACGGCGACTGAAAAAACGACGCCGTAAACAAACAGCGATACCAAAGCCGCGACCAGTGCAACGCCTTGTTGTTTTCCGGACAAAAACCACCAGGGAAGATGCAACAAGGAGAAGAGCAACGATTCCAAAAGAATCGCACGAGACGTAGAAGTCACTGACTTTAGGTGCTCTAAGATCACGCGGCGGAACATCATTTCTTCGACGAGCGGCGACACGATGATGAAGTTGAACCAAACGGCAAAACCAACTGGCAGCGAGAATATCCGTCCAGAATTTTGTGCCACAATCATGACGAAAAACAAGCTGGACAAAACCGTCCCCACCAGCAACCCCTGTCGCCAGTTGTGGCGGAATGCCCAAAAGTCTTCACGGTCCTTGACCACAAAATGAACATAGGCCAGTGCGGGGATCAGGACGACGGAGACGCGAACCAGGGCGCGGAGCAACGGCAAAGAAAACGGTTCGCCAACGAACGCCATCAAGACAGACCAGAGCGTCCAAGCGGCGAACATTCCACCAACACACCAACGAAAGAGACGCGTCGAACGATTCATAGGATCTGCTTGATTCTTGGAATGGGCAAGTGGCACGCCGTCGAAGAGCGGTTTGAATTTCTGAAATGCTAAAACGACAGTGCTGGGTTATTGCGATGATCGTTCACGTTTATGGTGCCACTGCTGGATTTTCGAGTAGATGCGGGGCGTTTGTCGTCGATTCGCGTGGAAAACTCGCCCTTCTACCGCACTGGCGGACAAGCCCAATCCTGTTCGGCACGGAATTTGCGCCATGGGCTTTGGTAGTCTTTCATAACTGCCAATTTGACGGAGAGGCGCCCTGTGGCCAGGAAGAAAGCGAAGCGGGTTTCCGATGCGGATTTGACCGGACTGAAATATCTGAAACGAATCTCTTCGCTGCTCAAACGCTTGCGGCCCGTCGGCTGCGAACGGGACAAAGCGGGCAATCGCGACTTGTTTTTTGATCAGTATTGCGGGTTGATACTGCTGTACATGTTCAACCCGATCGTCACTTCGCTGCGCGGCATGCAACAAACCAGCCAACTCAAAAAAGTGCAGCGCTTGCTGGGCTGCCAACGGGCTTCGCTGGGTTCGTTGTCCGAAGCGGCACGTGTGTTTGACCCGGAATTGCTGCGGGAAATCGCCGGTGAACTGCTCCAGCGCGCTCCGCAACGCGCCGACTGCGACCCGCGGCTGAAAGACTTCGCGCAGACCTTGACCGCCGTCGACGGCAGCCTGCTGAAGAAGCTGCCGCAAATCACGCAGGCCTGTTTTGCCACCCGCAACGATCGCGGTTTTAAGCTGCACGCGCACTTTGAAATCCTCAAAGGCGTGCCTGTCAAATCGGCAGTCACCGACGCCAGCGGCCAAGGACCGGCCAATGAAAAAAACGTGTTGCGCAGCCAATTGGAACCGGACCGTTGTTACGTGATCGATCGCGGTTACGAACAATTTTCGCTGTTCAACGCGATCGTCGATGTCGGCAGCAGCTACGTTTGCCGCATCCGCAACGACCGCACGTTTACGGCTGACGAGGTTCGCGAACTGGACGACGAGGCGCGGGTGGCGGGAGTGTTGGAAGACGCCATCGGCCAACTCGGCTCGCCCAAGTCGCGACGGATTGAGCATCCGCAGCATCGCGTGCGACGGGTTGTGATTCGCGCCGAA from Symmachiella dynata encodes:
- a CDS encoding IS4 family transposase; the encoded protein is MARKKAKRVSDADLTGLKYLKRISSLLKRLRPVGCERDKAGNRDLFFDQYCGLILLYMFNPIVTSLRGMQQTSQLKKVQRLLGCQRASLGSLSEAARVFDPELLREIAGELLQRAPQRADCDPRLKDFAQTLTAVDGSLLKKLPQITQACFATRNDRGFKLHAHFEILKGVPVKSAVTDASGQGPANEKNVLRSQLEPDRCYVIDRGYEQFSLFNAIVDVGSSYVCRIRNDRTFTADEVRELDDEARVAGVLEDAIGQLGSPKSRRIEHPQHRVRRVVIRAETHPKRGGRKRAAATHDVVLVTNLLDVPAEILALIYRCRWMIELYFRFLKHVLGCRKLLSDCDNGIEIQTYCAIIACLLISLVTGRKPTLRTYEMLCYYFQGLADEEELLAHINRLPPHATTSV
- a CDS encoding tetratricopeptide repeat protein, with the translated sequence MINWRVDSLLILLTPLIAVPAVMLLSSSVVGVDAATISLIVTAFFATGHHLPGMIRAYGDRDLFQRFKLRFILAPPLVFLAYFPLYNYHFDLYRLIILVWATWHGFMQLYGFVRIYDAKVGSTAKATANWDWLVCLCGFATARLMRPEQVSSTLGHWYSAGGPLIPPTLLTTVRWGAIAICIAVLIGFTVNYIVQWRRGPKPNPLKVVMLISGIGTWWIAMCFVDELILGIALFDICHDVQYLAIVWLYNCRSVNANPKLNRFMRYVFRRGMVLLYLGLITAYGTIGYIAPLVKDGTISSIVYSVLFTSTILHYYYDGFIWKVREKTNQANLGLAEGAVAPRSQWLSGIRSSHALKWAPAIVVLGLLFLSDLIDPPLTTAQKDKMDKSYAQTVVGKPIRLEKPEEISWLNAEFQSAQDIAETVPDDRRAQLRAAILLANFGRNDEAANRLEELLKQHPEYFDAHTTLAEIHLYQGNLEQATDSFQTALSHAKTGKERSAINLRLGEIDLHKKDFAAAKIKFQKAVEDNPRLSASVEALEKASSPSPSPYPTGG
- a CDS encoding CPBP family intramembrane glutamic endopeptidase, translating into MNRSTRLFRWCVGGMFAAWTLWSVLMAFVGEPFSLPLLRALVRVSVVLIPALAYVHFVVKDREDFWAFRHNWRQGLLVGTVLSSLFFVMIVAQNSGRIFSLPVGFAVWFNFIIVSPLVEEMMFRRVILEHLKSVTSTSRAILLESLLFSLLHLPWWFLSGKQQGVALVAALVSLFVYGVVFSVAVHYTKSIWAALLPHWINNLVILSFST